The Vibrio sp. NTOU-M3 genomic sequence ATACCAACCATAGTCTCCTGAAGCGACATAGTCAGCAGAGGCTAATGGGGAGCCTAAAGACTCACTAAACCAATAGAAGCTGACCGCATCTCCCATGTTCTGGCCACCAGAATATTGAGAAATTTGCGACAAATTGGAAGTTGGGACAGTGGATGAACATCCAAGAAGAAAAGAAGTGATTAGTGAAGGTAAAAGAATTTTTTTCATCATAAAGAAACGAGTACGCCAGAATGAATAAATCACTCTGGCGTCAATTATTATTTCACTGCGTCTTTCAGAGCTTTACCAGCTACGAATGCAGGAACGTTTGCAGCAGCGATTTGGATTTCAGCACCAGTCTTAGGGTTACGACCAGTACGAGCTGCACGGTGGTTTACTTTGAATGTACCAAAACCAATTAGTTGAACTTGGTCACCCTCTTTCAGTGCATCAGTCACACCTTCAAGAGTTGCTTCAAGAGCAGCTTTAGCTTGTGCTTTAGATAGATCTGCTTTCTCTGCGATAAAGTCGATTAATTGGGTCTTGTTCATTAGGTTTCCCTTCTTATATGTTATCGAATTCATCTCACTCTAAAACATAAATGCCCCATCTGGCAAAGGTTTGTAAGCGATCTTTCGCTTTCATGACGTACTTTTAACCGTAATATGAGCAATAACTCACAATTTGTTACTCGACCGATTAAAAACAAAGCTTGTATTTTAGGTAAATTGACCTTATTTATGGATCGCCAACAGACCGAGAAGCCTGATATTTCGGGGCTGTTAGCGAACACTATATACCCAAACCAATAATGCCCAGGCATACCGGTAACTGCTAAAAAGAGCAAATAATTGCACCGGAGCAAAGTTAG encodes the following:
- the hupA gene encoding nucleoid-associated protein HU-alpha — protein: MNKTQLIDFIAEKADLSKAQAKAALEATLEGVTDALKEGDQVQLIGFGTFKVNHRAARTGRNPKTGAEIQIAAANVPAFVAGKALKDAVK